In bacterium, the sequence ATGGTGATGATGTCGGAGATACCCTGCACCGCCTGGTGCAGGACATCGTCGGCCATCTCGAAGGCCGAGGTCATGGTGGTTCTTTTCTCCACCACGGCCAACAGGCGCTGGTTGGGGATGACGATCAGGGTGTCCACGTACTTCCGCAGCTCCATCAAACCGGCCTCGGCCTTTCTCGACCGCGCCGGCCCCTCGAAGGTGAACGGCTTGGTGACCACGGCGACGGTGAGGATGTCCAGTCCCCGTGCCAGCTCGGCGATGACCGGAGCCGCGCCGGTCCCCGTTCCGCCTCCCAGCCCGGCGGTGATGAAGAGCATATCGGCGCCTTCCAGGTAGAGCTGGATTTCGTCCAAGCTCTCCCCGGCCGCGTCTCGGCCGATTTCGGGCTGAGCCCCGGCTCCGAGGCCGTGGGTCAGCTTGGCGCCAAGCTGTATCTTGTTGTAAGCCGTGTTCTGCATCAGCGCCTGGGCGTCGGTGTTGGCCGCGATGAAGTCCACGCCAAGCAGACCGGCCTCAACCATGCGGTTGACCGCGTTGCCTCCTCCGCCTCCCACCCCGAACACTTTCAGGTTGGCGAAGGTCTGTTGCTCGGTATCCAAGAGCTCGAGCATGGTCTCTCCTTTTATCTCGCCGCGACAGCGAAGCCTTATGGTTTATGACTAGAAAAAGTCCTTGAGCCAGTTTTTCATCCGGGTGAGGATGTTGTCGAAGAGGGAGCCATCCTCGAGGTCCCGTCCGCCGAACTGCCTGCCCTCGGCGGCGTAGAGCACCAGA encodes:
- the ftsZ gene encoding cell division protein FtsZ, whose amino-acid sequence is MLELLDTEQQTFANLKVFGVGGGGGNAVNRMVEAGLLGVDFIAANTDAQALMQNTAYNKIQLGAKLTHGLGAGAQPEIGRDAAGESLDEIQLYLEGADMLFITAGLGGGTGTGAAPVIAELARGLDILTVAVVTKPFTFEGPARSRKAEAGLMELRKYVDTLIVIPNQRLLAVVEKRTTMTSAFEMADDVLHQAVQGISDIITMPGMINVDFADVVTVMRGMGDALMGTGYGTGETAIHDAVRNAVSSPLLDGISIEGAMGVLVNITASPDLPLFAVNEAMDTIREAADDNAEIVFGVVNSELQDQVTVTVIATGFTKKTTQSRETEEKPEPEEEREIVPMEFEATGTTDRGLVINFPTLRDEDLDRPTFMRWKERREKQHN